In Halococcus hamelinensis 100A6, a single genomic region encodes these proteins:
- a CDS encoding CPBP family glutamic-type intramembrane protease yields the protein MAGQHRAVRERPVLGFVLLSIVLSWAMWGVQLLWPRNLVASFAPLPSAGPVVAAVVVVHLSGFDLRAWTDHLSGRDVEPYWYGVGLALPLVCVVATTIAAALFFNGSWAVPFSTPRTAAGYAVSLLFNVVLALGVEAGFRGFALPRLQHRYNALVASTLVAVAWAVWSLPLFVFPGTYLAGFSLPVYILLLLVVSVFLTYVYNSTDGSIPTTALLNGGLVTMLTYGAVGVSGIEIQVTTLAVWAIPALVVANLYGRKRLADEISTPRFLAES from the coding sequence ATGGCGGGTCAACACCGAGCGGTGCGAGAACGTCCGGTACTCGGCTTCGTTCTGCTGAGCATCGTCCTCTCGTGGGCGATGTGGGGGGTACAGCTCCTCTGGCCACGGAACCTGGTCGCCTCGTTCGCACCCCTTCCGTCCGCCGGGCCGGTCGTCGCCGCAGTGGTCGTCGTCCACCTCTCGGGCTTCGATCTGCGCGCATGGACGGACCACCTGAGCGGGCGGGACGTCGAGCCGTACTGGTACGGCGTCGGCCTCGCCCTGCCGCTGGTCTGCGTGGTCGCCACCACGATCGCCGCGGCACTGTTCTTCAACGGGTCGTGGGCCGTTCCGTTCTCCACTCCCCGAACGGCTGCCGGCTACGCCGTCTCGCTGTTGTTCAACGTGGTACTCGCACTCGGCGTGGAGGCGGGATTCCGCGGCTTCGCCCTGCCTCGCCTCCAACACCGCTACAACGCACTCGTCGCCAGCACCCTCGTCGCCGTCGCGTGGGCGGTCTGGAGCCTCCCCTTGTTCGTGTTTCCCGGTACGTACCTCGCCGGGTTCTCGCTCCCGGTCTATATTCTGTTGCTGTTGGTCGTCTCGGTGTTCCTCACCTACGTCTACAACAGCACGGACGGGAGCATCCCGACCACCGCCCTGCTCAACGGCGGCCTCGTCACGATGCTCACGTACGGCGCGGTGGGCGTTTCGGGAATCGAGATACAGGTGACGACGCTGGCGGTGTGGGCGATCCCCGCACTCGTCGTCGCCAACCTCTACGGCCGTAAACGCCTCGCGGATGAGATATCGACACCACGATTTCTCGCCGAATCTTGA
- a CDS encoding ArsR/SmtB family transcription factor, with the protein MGDDSDVDTIGSLLADECARTILTETVEESLSAEELSERCGVSPPTVYRRLEILEERDLVSKRIQPDADGHHYNVYTATLDRIEVDLTEDGLNLRLTRRDRMADRFTQFIGDMR; encoded by the coding sequence GTGGGTGATGACTCCGATGTGGACACCATCGGTTCGCTGCTCGCCGACGAGTGTGCGCGAACCATCCTCACGGAGACCGTCGAGGAATCCCTCTCGGCCGAGGAACTCAGCGAACGCTGTGGGGTGTCACCACCGACGGTCTATCGGCGACTCGAAATCCTCGAAGAACGTGACCTCGTCAGCAAACGAATCCAACCCGACGCGGACGGCCATCACTACAACGTCTATACGGCAACGCTCGACCGGATCGAAGTCGACCTCACCGAGGACGGCTTGAATCTACGACTCACCCGCCGCGACCGCATGGCCGACCGATTCACCCAGTTCATCGGAGACATGAGATGA